One genomic segment of Streptomyces niveus includes these proteins:
- the yicI gene encoding alpha-xylosidase yields the protein MKFTDGYWLMRDGVSASYATEVAETRVEDDRLTLYAPVRHVENRGHTLNSPLLTVECWSPAEGVIGVRSSHHTGGVDRGPRFALNSAPDHTPEITRDGSTVELTSGALSLSVDTEAPWRLDFRADGRPLTSAGRRGTGFATTADGEHHSLGQLALDVGELVYGLGERFTPFVKNGQTVDIWQADGGTASEQAYKNVPFHLTNRGYGVFVNHPGRVSYEIGSESVGQVQFSVPGQSVEYFVIHGPTPKEIIDRYTALTGRPALPPAWSLGLWLSTSFTTSYDEETVNRFVSGMAERDIPLGVFHFDCFWMRQYQWCDFTWDPEVFPDPEGMLRRLKERGLRVSVWINPYIAQKSPLFEEARERGFLVRRADGAVWQWDLWQAGMGLVDFTHPGARQWYADKLRALTRQGVDCFKTDFGERVPTDVLWHDGSDPELMHNYYTQLYNETVFQVLTEERGESEAVLFARSATAGGQQFPVHWGGDCESTFGAMAESLRGGLSLGLSGFGFWSHDIGGFEGTPTPAVFKRWAQFGLLSSHSRLHGSKSYRVPWDFDEEAVAVTRDFTRLKHRLMPYLYEAARQAAGHGTPVMRAMVLEFPDDPSCHTLDRQYMLGGDLLVAPVFSESGTVEYYLPEGVWTHVLTGERVRGPVWRRETYGFDSLPLFARPGSVVPFGASADGAVYDWADGVTLRVHEPADGDRVTTRIPAPDGSTAAVFHTRRDGDVLTVRAEGATGPWHVRLPGSPAEGTLLTAHPGTESLSARLD from the coding sequence ATGAAGTTCACCGACGGCTACTGGCTCATGCGCGACGGCGTCAGCGCGTCGTACGCCACCGAGGTCGCCGAGACCCGCGTGGAGGACGACCGCCTCACCCTCTACGCCCCCGTCCGGCATGTCGAGAACCGAGGCCACACCCTCAACAGCCCCCTGCTGACCGTCGAATGCTGGTCACCCGCCGAAGGCGTGATCGGCGTCCGCTCCAGCCACCACACCGGCGGAGTCGACCGCGGCCCCCGCTTCGCACTGAACTCCGCCCCGGACCACACCCCCGAGATCACCCGCGACGGCTCGACGGTGGAACTGACCAGCGGCGCGCTCTCCCTCAGCGTGGACACCGAGGCGCCGTGGCGGCTCGACTTCCGGGCCGACGGCCGGCCGCTGACCTCGGCGGGCAGACGCGGTACGGGCTTCGCCACCACCGCCGACGGAGAGCACCACTCCCTGGGCCAACTCGCCCTGGACGTCGGTGAACTGGTCTACGGGCTCGGCGAACGCTTCACGCCGTTCGTCAAGAACGGCCAGACGGTGGACATCTGGCAGGCCGACGGCGGGACCGCCAGCGAACAGGCCTACAAGAACGTCCCGTTCCATCTGACCAACCGCGGCTACGGCGTCTTCGTCAACCACCCCGGCCGGGTCAGCTACGAGATCGGCTCCGAGTCCGTCGGCCAGGTGCAGTTCAGCGTCCCGGGCCAGTCGGTCGAGTACTTCGTCATCCACGGGCCGACGCCCAAGGAGATCATCGACCGCTACACCGCGCTCACCGGCCGCCCCGCGCTGCCCCCGGCCTGGTCGCTGGGACTGTGGCTGTCGACGTCCTTCACCACCTCCTACGACGAGGAGACGGTGAACCGGTTCGTCAGCGGCATGGCCGAACGCGACATCCCTCTCGGGGTGTTCCACTTCGACTGCTTCTGGATGCGGCAGTACCAGTGGTGCGACTTCACCTGGGACCCCGAGGTGTTCCCCGACCCGGAGGGGATGCTGCGCCGGCTGAAGGAGCGCGGGCTGCGCGTCTCGGTGTGGATCAACCCGTACATCGCGCAGAAGTCACCGCTGTTCGAGGAGGCGCGCGAGCGGGGCTTCCTGGTGCGCAGGGCCGACGGCGCCGTCTGGCAGTGGGACCTGTGGCAGGCCGGCATGGGGCTGGTGGACTTCACCCACCCCGGCGCCAGGCAGTGGTACGCCGACAAGCTGCGCGCGCTCACCCGGCAGGGCGTGGACTGCTTCAAGACGGACTTCGGCGAGCGCGTTCCGACCGATGTGCTCTGGCACGACGGCTCGGACCCGGAGCTGATGCACAACTACTACACACAGCTCTACAACGAGACCGTCTTCCAGGTGCTCACCGAGGAACGCGGCGAGAGCGAGGCCGTCCTCTTCGCCCGCTCCGCCACGGCGGGCGGACAGCAGTTCCCCGTGCACTGGGGCGGCGACTGCGAGTCCACGTTCGGCGCGATGGCCGAGTCGCTGCGCGGCGGGCTGTCCCTGGGACTCTCCGGGTTCGGCTTCTGGAGCCATGACATCGGGGGCTTCGAGGGGACGCCGACACCCGCCGTGTTCAAGCGCTGGGCACAGTTCGGCCTGCTCTCCTCGCACAGCAGACTGCACGGCAGCAAGTCCTACCGGGTGCCCTGGGACTTCGACGAGGAAGCCGTCGCGGTCACCCGCGACTTCACCCGGCTCAAGCACCGGCTGATGCCCTACCTCTACGAGGCGGCCCGGCAGGCGGCCGGGCACGGCACGCCGGTGATGCGCGCGATGGTGCTGGAGTTCCCCGACGACCCGTCCTGTCACACCCTGGACCGGCAGTACATGCTCGGCGGCGATCTGCTGGTGGCGCCGGTGTTCAGCGAGAGCGGCACGGTGGAGTACTACCTGCCCGAGGGCGTCTGGACCCATGTCCTCACCGGCGAGCGGGTACGCGGCCCGGTCTGGCGGCGCGAGACGTACGGCTTCGACAGTCTGCCGCTGTTCGCCCGGCCGGGCTCCGTCGTCCCCTTCGGTGCGAGCGCCGACGGCGCGGTGTACGACTGGGCGGACGGAGTCACCCTGCGGGTCCACGAACCGGCGGACGGGGACCGGGTGACCACCCGGATCCCCGCCCCCGACGGCTCGACCGCGGCGGTCTTCCACACCCGGCGCGACGGCGACGTCCTGACCGTACGGGCCGAAGGCGCGACGGGCCCCTGGCACGTGCGGCTCCCCGGGTCCCCGGCCGAGGGCACGTTGCTGACCGCCCA
- a CDS encoding GH1 family beta-glucosidase, with amino-acid sequence MSSTDDRGFTRFPSGFLFGAATASYQIEGAHDVGGRTPSIWDTYCREPGRVADGATGDIACDHYHRYREDVALLRALGVDSYRFSISWPRVQPDGAGPGNPEGLDFYDRLVDELLAAGISPAATLYHWDLPQALEDRGGWRVRDTAERFADYTRIAAERLGDRVERWITLNEPYCSAFVGYGAGAHAPGAREGRGALAAAHHLLVGHGLAVRALRETGATDVGITLNPDVLLPATDSEADLAAVRRAETMHNDVWLEPLLAGRYPAHETRTWGELADGTYRLEGDLALIGAPLDFVGINYYRPITVSAVPHRDPDPATRSAVDIRAEESWRQDVRRTTMGWPVVPHAFTDLLVALKGRYPALPPLLITENGSSEEDRVDADGEIHDSDRVAYLRDHLAALADAMDQGVDVRGYYVWSLLDNFEWARGYSKRFGIVRVDYDTLERVPKDSYRWYRDLIAAHREHDRDRDDHDRDRARNGDHDRTHSGTRTTGQELYHR; translated from the coding sequence ATGAGTTCCACCGACGACCGCGGATTCACCCGTTTCCCGAGCGGCTTCCTCTTCGGGGCCGCCACGGCGAGCTACCAGATCGAGGGCGCCCACGACGTGGGCGGACGCACCCCGTCCATCTGGGACACCTACTGCCGTGAGCCCGGCCGGGTCGCCGACGGGGCCACCGGAGACATCGCCTGCGACCACTACCACCGTTACCGCGAGGACGTCGCCCTGCTCCGCGCACTGGGTGTCGACAGCTACCGGTTCTCGATCTCCTGGCCCCGCGTCCAGCCGGACGGCGCGGGCCCCGGCAACCCCGAAGGGCTCGACTTCTACGACCGGCTGGTGGACGAACTGCTCGCGGCCGGCATCTCACCCGCCGCGACCCTCTACCACTGGGATCTGCCGCAGGCCCTGGAGGACCGGGGCGGCTGGCGGGTCCGGGACACCGCCGAACGCTTCGCCGACTACACCCGGATCGCCGCCGAGCGGCTCGGCGACCGGGTGGAGCGCTGGATCACCCTCAACGAGCCGTACTGCAGCGCGTTCGTCGGTTACGGCGCCGGCGCCCACGCCCCCGGCGCCCGGGAGGGCCGCGGCGCGCTCGCCGCCGCGCACCATCTGCTGGTGGGCCACGGGCTCGCCGTACGCGCCCTGCGCGAGACGGGCGCCACGGACGTCGGCATCACCCTCAACCCCGACGTCCTGCTGCCCGCCACGGACAGCGAGGCCGACCTGGCGGCGGTGCGGCGCGCGGAGACGATGCACAACGACGTCTGGCTGGAGCCCCTGCTGGCGGGCCGCTACCCCGCGCACGAGACGCGGACGTGGGGCGAGCTGGCCGACGGGACGTACCGCCTCGAGGGTGATCTGGCCCTCATCGGCGCGCCGTTGGATTTCGTCGGCATCAACTACTACCGGCCGATCACCGTCTCCGCCGTCCCCCACCGGGACCCGGACCCGGCCACCCGCAGCGCCGTGGACATCCGCGCCGAGGAGTCGTGGCGCCAGGACGTACGCCGCACCACGATGGGCTGGCCCGTGGTCCCGCACGCCTTCACCGATCTGCTGGTCGCACTGAAGGGGCGCTACCCGGCCCTGCCACCGCTGCTGATCACCGAGAACGGATCGTCCGAGGAGGACCGGGTCGACGCCGACGGCGAGATCCACGACAGCGACCGGGTGGCCTACCTGCGCGACCATCTGGCGGCGCTCGCCGACGCCATGGACCAGGGCGTGGACGTACGCGGCTACTACGTCTGGTCGCTGCTGGACAACTTCGAATGGGCCCGCGGCTACAGCAAGCGCTTCGGCATCGTCCGGGTGGACTACGACACCCTGGAACGCGTCCCGAAGGACAGCTACCGCTGGTACCGGGACCTGATCGCCGCCCACCGCGAGCACGACCGCGACCGCGACGACCACGACCGGGACCGCGCTCGTAATGGCGACCACGACCGCACCCACTCCGGCACCCGAACCACCGGTCAGGAGCTGTACCACCGATGA
- a CDS encoding carbohydrate ABC transporter permease, whose translation MKRPSSLRGAWNTTAALLILGFLLFPVYWMLNTALQPDTSITATEWFPTSLSLSNFDAAVSSQGRSLLTSLVVALGAVVVCLALAAPAAYGLAQFGLRGGRSIVFTTLITQMVPGIVIANALYSAYAELGLVNSYLGLILADASLGLPFSIVLLRAFMVSIPGEVVEAALVDGANRFTAFTRIVLPMSRNALITAGLFTFLFAWSDFMFALTLNTTDDVKPITLGIYQFVGAHVSDWGAVMATAVLSAVPAAILLVLAQKYIAAGISGGSIK comes from the coding sequence ATGAAGAGGCCCTCGTCCTTGCGCGGCGCCTGGAACACCACCGCCGCGCTGCTCATCCTCGGCTTCCTGCTCTTCCCGGTGTACTGGATGCTCAACACCGCGCTCCAGCCGGACACGAGCATCACGGCCACCGAGTGGTTCCCCACCTCCCTCAGCCTGTCCAACTTCGACGCGGCCGTCAGCAGCCAGGGCAGGTCCCTGCTGACCAGCCTCGTCGTGGCGCTCGGCGCCGTCGTCGTCTGTCTGGCGCTGGCCGCTCCCGCGGCGTACGGGCTGGCGCAGTTCGGCCTGCGCGGCGGCCGGAGCATCGTCTTCACCACGCTGATCACCCAGATGGTGCCGGGCATCGTGATCGCCAACGCGCTGTACAGCGCCTACGCGGAACTGGGCCTCGTCAACTCCTATCTGGGGCTCATCCTCGCCGACGCGTCGCTGGGCCTGCCGTTCTCGATCGTGCTGCTGCGCGCGTTCATGGTGTCCATACCGGGTGAGGTCGTCGAGGCCGCGCTGGTCGACGGCGCGAACCGATTCACGGCCTTCACGCGCATCGTGCTCCCGATGAGCCGCAACGCGCTGATCACCGCGGGCCTGTTCACGTTCCTGTTCGCCTGGTCGGACTTCATGTTCGCCCTGACCCTCAACACCACCGACGACGTCAAGCCGATCACCCTCGGCATCTACCAGTTCGTCGGGGCCCATGTCAGCGACTGGGGCGCCGTGATGGCCACCGCCGTGCTGTCGGCCGTACCGGCGGCGATCCTCCTCGTCCTCGCCCAGAAGTACATCGCCGCCGGGATCTCCGGCGGCTCCATCAAGTGA
- a CDS encoding carbohydrate ABC transporter permease, translated as MTTAVPSAGSFEPAAQSPSDSADSSAGGPAKTGRTAPNRPRRDRHSLLRWMFVLPALLYMTLFFGYPLVRNIVMSFQRYTPTTYFTGEAPFTGLDNWRAVFSNELFADSLWHTAVFTVGSLVGQFTIGLALAVFFSRRFRLSGVIRAVLLLPWLVPMVVSAVVWRRVLDQDHGILNSALQAVGLADGGVPWLSSPSVALLSAIMVNIWIGIPFNMVILYGGLQEIPRQLYEAAALDGASPWRAFRSVTLPLLRPVITVVLVLGFMSTVKILDLILALTSGGPADSTQTLGTVTYQLSFLQLDFGQGAVVGNVLIVISAVFAVLYLRANRADFGTGK; from the coding sequence ATGACCACCGCCGTCCCCTCCGCCGGGTCCTTCGAGCCCGCCGCGCAGTCCCCGTCCGATTCCGCCGACTCGTCCGCCGGCGGACCGGCGAAGACCGGCCGTACCGCGCCCAACAGGCCCCGCCGCGACCGGCATTCGCTGCTGCGCTGGATGTTCGTCCTGCCCGCGCTCCTCTACATGACGCTGTTCTTCGGCTATCCGCTGGTGCGCAACATCGTCATGAGCTTCCAGCGGTACACACCGACGACGTACTTCACCGGCGAGGCACCCTTCACCGGGCTCGACAACTGGCGCGCCGTGTTCTCCAACGAGCTGTTCGCCGACTCGCTTTGGCACACGGCGGTGTTCACCGTCGGCTCGCTCGTCGGCCAGTTCACCATCGGCCTCGCGCTCGCCGTCTTCTTCTCGCGCCGCTTCCGGCTCTCCGGCGTCATCCGGGCGGTCCTGCTGCTGCCCTGGCTGGTCCCCATGGTGGTGTCCGCCGTCGTCTGGCGACGCGTGCTCGACCAGGACCACGGCATCCTCAACAGCGCTCTCCAGGCCGTCGGTCTGGCCGACGGTGGCGTGCCGTGGCTGAGCAGTCCCAGCGTGGCACTGCTCTCCGCGATCATGGTCAACATCTGGATCGGCATCCCGTTCAACATGGTGATCCTCTACGGCGGACTCCAGGAGATCCCGCGCCAGCTCTACGAGGCGGCGGCCCTGGACGGCGCGAGCCCGTGGCGCGCGTTCCGCAGCGTCACACTGCCGCTGCTGCGCCCGGTGATCACCGTCGTGCTGGTGCTCGGCTTCATGTCCACGGTGAAGATCCTCGACCTGATCCTGGCACTGACCTCGGGCGGTCCGGCCGACTCCACCCAGACGCTGGGCACCGTCACCTACCAACTCTCCTTTCTACAGCTCGACTTCGGACAGGGCGCCGTCGTCGGCAACGTCCTCATCGTCATCAGCGCGGTCTTCGCCGTGCTCTATCTGCGGGCCAACCGGGCCGACTTCGGAACGGGGAAGTGA
- a CDS encoding ABC transporter substrate-binding protein — MRRPRGIRVVAAASAALVPVTLGLTGCAATPDPGTVTVLNSATDAAEHGANQKFFDRCAEPLGLKVEQISVPADTVASKALRMASSDSLTDILELDGSELPQFAETGGLRPLDEVGLDTGGFSDSATSLGSYDGTQYAVARSVNSLALLYNKDLLRAADLEPPTTWAELRQTAKKLTSGDTYGMAFSASPNADGVYQFLPFFWSGGGDEARLDNGKGEAALTLWKQLLGDGSVSKSVVNWNQQDVNDQFVAGRAAMMINGPWQVPVLSAQDKVDWAVATIPVPEAGQDAIAPIGGTVMAVPKSDDSGREKNAGKILTCLNSERNQLAWGESVNNVPTKASAATSYAEKYPRLAPFVDLVATARSRTAEVGTRWPVVNDALAGAFQSVLTGGAGPEQALRNAQRQASAGEK, encoded by the coding sequence ATGCGACGCCCAAGAGGCATACGGGTGGTCGCGGCCGCCTCGGCCGCGCTCGTCCCCGTGACACTGGGTCTGACGGGGTGCGCCGCCACCCCCGACCCGGGCACCGTCACCGTGCTCAACTCGGCCACCGACGCGGCCGAGCACGGTGCGAACCAGAAGTTCTTCGACCGCTGCGCCGAGCCGCTGGGGCTGAAGGTCGAACAGATCAGCGTGCCCGCGGACACCGTCGCCTCGAAGGCACTGCGGATGGCGTCCTCCGACTCGCTCACCGACATCCTGGAACTCGACGGATCGGAACTGCCCCAGTTCGCGGAGACCGGCGGGCTGCGCCCCCTGGACGAAGTGGGCCTGGACACCGGCGGATTCTCCGACAGCGCCACCTCGCTGGGGAGTTACGACGGGACGCAGTACGCCGTGGCCCGCTCGGTGAACTCCCTCGCGCTGCTCTACAACAAGGACCTGCTGCGCGCGGCGGACCTCGAACCACCCACCACCTGGGCCGAGTTGCGGCAGACCGCCAAGAAGCTGACATCGGGCGACACGTACGGCATGGCCTTCAGCGCCAGCCCGAACGCCGACGGCGTCTACCAGTTCCTGCCGTTCTTCTGGTCGGGCGGCGGCGACGAGGCGCGGCTGGACAACGGCAAGGGCGAGGCCGCCCTGACGCTGTGGAAGCAACTGCTCGGCGACGGCTCGGTGTCGAAGTCGGTCGTCAACTGGAACCAGCAGGATGTGAACGACCAGTTCGTCGCGGGCCGCGCCGCCATGATGATCAACGGGCCGTGGCAGGTGCCGGTGCTCAGCGCGCAGGACAAGGTCGACTGGGCCGTCGCCACCATCCCCGTTCCCGAGGCCGGCCAGGACGCGATCGCGCCGATCGGCGGCACGGTGATGGCCGTGCCCAAGAGCGACGACAGCGGGCGCGAGAAGAACGCGGGGAAGATCCTCACCTGCCTGAACAGCGAGCGGAACCAGCTCGCCTGGGGCGAGTCGGTCAACAACGTGCCCACCAAGGCGTCCGCGGCGACGTCGTACGCCGAGAAGTACCCGCGGCTGGCCCCGTTCGTCGATCTGGTGGCCACGGCACGCTCCCGTACCGCCGAGGTCGGCACCCGCTGGCCGGTGGTCAACGACGCGCTCGCCGGGGCCTTCCAGTCGGTGCTGACCGGCGGGGCGGGGCCGGAACAGGCCCTGAGGAACGCCCAACGACAGGCATCGGCCGGGGAGAAGTGA
- a CDS encoding LacI family DNA-binding transcriptional regulator yields MATIKDVAQRAGVAPSTVSYVLSGSRKISEETRTAVRAAVEELGYHPRASARTLRSARSNVLALAVPRQPGKYRGADGTFAIDISDAARDHGYDVVLITDADGVAAMRRVVGSGMADAAVLMAVEERDRRAAALREKEFPVALLGRGEDEPGLPWVDLDWEAAVALALRETVAAGHRHIVFLSSAEHEIESRRGYALRGLAGARLAARENTADIRVVPSSGEPEKLARALREALAARPAPTALVVQHLILLPHLLDEIAAAGLRVPEDLAVVLVGSFPDDPGGRPLPRIELPVTEMSAAVVRLALGAVGTDGSVPPGEQPPHRLITPLMATGSVIGPPSEPSS; encoded by the coding sequence GTGGCCACCATCAAGGACGTAGCGCAGCGGGCCGGCGTGGCCCCCAGCACCGTCTCGTACGTGCTGAGCGGCTCCCGCAAGATCTCCGAGGAGACCAGGACCGCGGTCCGCGCGGCCGTCGAGGAACTCGGCTACCACCCGCGCGCCAGCGCCCGTACGCTGCGCAGCGCCCGCAGCAACGTCCTGGCACTGGCCGTGCCCCGGCAGCCCGGCAAGTACCGGGGCGCGGACGGCACGTTCGCCATAGACATCAGCGACGCGGCGCGCGACCACGGGTACGACGTCGTGCTGATCACCGACGCGGACGGCGTCGCGGCCATGCGCCGTGTCGTCGGCAGCGGAATGGCCGACGCGGCCGTGCTGATGGCCGTGGAGGAGCGGGACCGGCGCGCCGCCGCCCTGCGTGAGAAGGAGTTCCCCGTCGCGCTGCTCGGCCGCGGCGAGGACGAGCCGGGACTGCCCTGGGTCGATCTCGACTGGGAGGCCGCCGTGGCCCTGGCCCTGCGGGAGACCGTGGCGGCCGGTCACCGGCACATCGTCTTCCTCTCCTCCGCCGAGCACGAGATCGAATCCCGGCGCGGTTACGCCCTCCGGGGCCTGGCCGGTGCCCGGCTCGCCGCCCGCGAGAACACCGCCGACATCCGGGTCGTCCCCTCCAGCGGTGAGCCCGAGAAGCTGGCCCGCGCGCTGCGCGAGGCACTGGCCGCCCGGCCCGCTCCCACCGCGCTCGTCGTCCAGCACCTGATCCTGCTGCCGCACCTGCTGGACGAGATCGCCGCCGCCGGACTGCGCGTACCCGAGGACCTGGCCGTCGTCCTCGTCGGCAGCTTCCCCGACGACCCGGGCGGCCGGCCGCTGCCCCGTATCGAACTTCCCGTGACGGAGATGTCCGCCGCCGTGGTCCGGCTCGCGCTCGGTGCCGTGGGCACCGACGGTTCCGTACCCCCGGGAGAACAACCCCCACACCGGCTGATCACTCCCCTGATGGCGACGGGAAGCGTGATCGGCCCTCCTTCGGAGCCGTCTTCGTGA
- a CDS encoding DUF2252 domain-containing protein, with translation MSKRGRNSGAAVRRRAPYLSPRERAEQGKAARKSAPRKSHAGFEPGRDRPDPVAVVDVQSQTRVQELVPIRYGRMTESPFRFYRGAAAIMAGDLAGTPDTGLTAQLCGDAHMMNFRLLGSPERRLVFDINDFDETLPGPWEWDVKRLAASLVIAGRENGFSAGDRAMIVGTAVRSYRERMRGFAGMGNLDVWYTRADMAELQPLADRQLRAKGRRRLSATMAKARTRDSLQAFEKLTRVRDGERRFTPDPPLVVPVDDLLRGVRRERFVTELHELVERYGRSLSTERRHLLRQYRVVDIARKVVGVGSVGTRCWILLLLGKDDTDPLILQAKEADRSVLAEHAGRSEYRNQGQRVVAGQRLMQAVGDVFLGWDRVRGQDGRQRDFYVRQLHDWKGILVPQEMVPNGMRVFGELCGATLARAHARSGDRIAIASYLGGGPAFDEALIEFAEAYADQNERDHAALVAAVKSGRVKAASE, from the coding sequence ATGAGCAAGCGAGGCCGGAACTCCGGAGCGGCCGTGCGGCGGCGGGCCCCGTACCTGTCCCCCCGAGAGCGTGCGGAGCAGGGGAAGGCGGCGCGCAAGAGCGCGCCGAGGAAGAGCCACGCGGGGTTCGAGCCCGGCCGCGACCGGCCCGATCCGGTGGCCGTTGTCGACGTGCAGTCGCAGACACGGGTGCAGGAGCTCGTACCCATCCGGTACGGGCGGATGACGGAGTCGCCCTTCCGCTTCTACCGAGGCGCCGCCGCGATCATGGCGGGTGATCTGGCCGGGACTCCCGACACGGGCCTCACGGCGCAGCTCTGCGGGGACGCGCACATGATGAACTTCCGGCTGCTCGGCTCGCCCGAACGGCGGCTGGTGTTCGACATCAACGATTTCGACGAGACGCTGCCGGGACCGTGGGAGTGGGACGTCAAACGGCTGGCCGCGAGCCTGGTGATCGCCGGACGGGAGAACGGGTTCTCCGCCGGGGACAGGGCGATGATCGTGGGTACGGCCGTCCGGTCCTACCGCGAGCGCATGCGCGGGTTCGCCGGGATGGGCAACCTCGACGTCTGGTACACGCGCGCCGACATGGCGGAACTCCAGCCGCTGGCCGACCGGCAGCTCAGGGCGAAGGGCCGCAGGCGGCTGTCGGCGACGATGGCGAAGGCGCGCACCCGCGACAGCCTCCAGGCGTTCGAGAAGCTGACGCGGGTACGTGACGGGGAGCGCCGGTTCACACCCGATCCGCCGCTGGTCGTGCCGGTCGACGATCTGCTGCGGGGCGTGCGGCGCGAAAGGTTCGTCACCGAACTCCACGAGCTGGTCGAGCGGTACGGCAGGAGCCTGTCCACCGAGCGCAGACATCTGCTCCGGCAGTACCGGGTGGTCGACATCGCCCGCAAGGTGGTCGGCGTGGGCAGTGTGGGGACGCGCTGCTGGATCCTGCTCCTGCTGGGCAAGGACGACACGGATCCGCTGATCCTCCAGGCGAAGGAGGCGGACCGCTCCGTGCTCGCCGAGCACGCCGGCCGGAGCGAGTACCGCAACCAGGGGCAGCGCGTCGTGGCCGGGCAGCGGCTCATGCAGGCGGTGGGCGACGTGTTCCTGGGGTGGGACCGGGTCCGGGGGCAGGACGGGCGCCAACGGGACTTCTACGTACGGCAGTTGCACGACTGGAAGGGCATCCTGGTACCGCAGGAGATGGTGCCCAACGGGATGCGGGTGTTCGGCGAACTGTGCGGCGCGACGCTCGCCCGCGCGCACGCCCGGTCGGGGGACCGGATCGCCATCGCCTCGTATCTGGGCGGTGGCCCGGCGTTCGACGAGGCGCTGATCGAGTTCGCGGAGGCGTACGCCGACCAGAACGAGCGCGATCACGCCGCGCTGGTGGCCGCGGTGAAGTCGGGGCGGGTGAAGGCGGCGTCGGAGTGA
- a CDS encoding MFS transporter: protein MRVSSPSTRLFTRLPLAGNYPAAVALALLALSPYLILTTATSLAEPQIMGGIGATQYELQLSSGMSNAAYAFGAVAAADLVQRFARRRIYLICECGFVLSSVLALSAQNIGMFAAGLVLQGLFTGMLLVAALPPLIIGHPINKLQTTAAVVSLGLFGMVAFGPLVGGLVGSLGGWRPLFAGVGTLALIGLFIGSLTFEGNDPPDRRARFDWTAIPLAFGTTALPFFGVSWLTRGDFSDPQFYVPVFVGLLCGVFLVGGQYRKAKPLMPVRPISNTLPVVGTLNAMLVGACFTTLLELIEVYLTRMAGYSPLRIGALVTPQILGVLIAALLFRRLMSTRWTPYLALCGTVSVAIGAAVLLAASTSSASVTVPIASFFLGFGAGAGVTPGLFLAGFSVPAAQIGPTFALVELLRSEAAFLIGPVLLHFALVQGLADGFHQAVGITLGITVIGILALVTLYALGGARPEAPDLVSWHAGTDTGYHSPALLAAVRGR, encoded by the coding sequence TTGCGCGTCAGCTCACCTTCGACCCGTCTCTTCACCCGGCTTCCGCTGGCCGGCAACTACCCGGCGGCCGTCGCCCTCGCGCTGCTCGCGCTGAGCCCGTATCTGATCCTCACCACCGCCACCTCGCTGGCGGAGCCGCAGATCATGGGGGGCATCGGCGCCACGCAGTACGAACTCCAGCTCAGCAGCGGCATGTCGAACGCGGCGTACGCCTTCGGCGCCGTCGCCGCCGCCGACCTCGTCCAGCGGTTCGCACGGCGGCGGATCTACCTCATCTGCGAGTGCGGGTTCGTGCTGAGTTCGGTGCTGGCGCTCAGCGCCCAGAACATCGGCATGTTCGCCGCCGGATTGGTGCTCCAGGGCCTGTTCACCGGCATGCTGCTGGTCGCCGCGCTGCCACCGCTGATCATCGGCCATCCCATCAACAAGCTCCAGACCACGGCCGCGGTCGTCAGCCTCGGCCTCTTCGGCATGGTGGCCTTCGGACCGCTGGTGGGCGGGCTCGTCGGCTCGCTCGGTGGCTGGCGGCCACTGTTCGCGGGCGTCGGCACCCTGGCGCTGATCGGACTGTTCATCGGCTCCCTGACCTTCGAGGGCAACGACCCGCCGGACCGCCGGGCGAGGTTCGACTGGACCGCGATCCCGCTGGCCTTCGGCACCACGGCGCTGCCGTTCTTCGGCGTCTCCTGGCTGACGCGCGGCGACTTCAGCGATCCCCAGTTCTATGTGCCGGTCTTCGTGGGACTTCTCTGCGGGGTCTTCCTGGTGGGCGGTCAGTACCGCAAGGCCAAGCCGCTGATGCCGGTACGGCCCATCAGCAACACCCTGCCGGTCGTCGGCACGCTCAACGCGATGCTCGTCGGGGCGTGCTTCACCACCCTGCTGGAGCTGATCGAGGTCTATCTGACCAGGATGGCGGGCTACTCCCCGCTGCGGATCGGGGCGCTCGTCACACCCCAGATCCTCGGCGTCCTCATCGCGGCCCTGCTGTTCCGCCGGCTGATGTCGACCCGCTGGACGCCGTATCTGGCCCTGTGCGGCACCGTCAGCGTGGCCATCGGCGCCGCCGTCCTGCTGGCCGCCTCCACGTCGAGCGCGTCGGTGACCGTCCCCATCGCCTCGTTCTTCCTCGGTTTCGGCGCGGGCGCGGGCGTGACGCCGGGACTCTTCCTGGCCGGCTTCTCCGTCCCCGCCGCACAGATCGGTCCGACCTTCGCGCTGGTCGAACTGCTGCGCTCGGAGGCGGCGTTCCTGATCGGTCCGGTCCTGCTGCACTTCGCACTCGTCCAGGGTCTCGCCGACGGGTTCCACCAGGCGGTGGGGATCACGCTGGGGATCACCGTCATCGGCATCCTGGCCCTGGTGACCCTGTACGCCCTGGGCGGCGCCCGCCCGGAGGCACCGGACCTGGTGTCCTGGCACGCGGGTACGGATACGGGCTACCACTCCCCGGCCCTGCTGGCGGCGGTCCGGGGCCGCTGA